A window of Castanea sativa cultivar Marrone di Chiusa Pesio chromosome 1, ASM4071231v1 contains these coding sequences:
- the LOC142622126 gene encoding putative HVA22-like protein g, which translates to MIGSFLTRGLVMVFGYAYPAYECYKTVEKNRPEIENLRFWCQYWILVAVLTVCERVGDAFISWVPMYSEAKLAFFIYLWYPKTKGTTYVYDSFFKPYVSKHENEIDRNLLELRTRAGDMAILYWQRAASYGQTRIYEILQFVAAQSTPRTRPPQSQPQQQQQQKQQPNGRVRPTPPPKRQPAKAQPETEEPPSPTSSTSSSQDQKEVAEEVGPSQVPKAAPPTAAPPAAAPPAAAANTQKATAPSETTSQTTPTEAQPMQIEATPPSSTEENTNPPPPETVIDESIRVTRGRLRKTRSTGNR; encoded by the exons ATGATAGGATCCTTTCTCACCCGGGGACTCGT AATGGTTTTTGGCTATGCTTATCCAGCTTATGAGTGCTACAAAACCGTTGAAAAGAATAGGCCGGAGATTGAGAATCTTCGCTTTTGGTGCCAGTACTG GATTTTGGTGGCTGTTTTGACAGTTTGTGAGAGAGTTGGGGATGCTTTTATTTCATG GGTTCCAATGTATAGTGAAGCTAAGCTGGCATTCTTTATATACTTGTGGTACCCTAAAACAAAG GGAACGACATATGTGTACGATTCCTTCTTTAAGCCATATGTCTCAAAGCATGAGAACGAGATTGATCGTAACTTGTTGGAACTGAGGACCAGGGCTGGAGATATGGCAATTTTGTACTGGCAAAGAGCTGCAAGTTATGGTCAGACAAGAATATATGAGATTTTGCAGTTTGTTGCTGCACAATCAACACCACGGACTCGCCCTCCCCAG tCGCAgcctcaacaacaacaacaacaaaaacaacaaccaaaTGGTAGGGTTCGTCCAACCCCTCCTCCTAAGCGCCAACCAGCTAAAGCACAGCCGGAAACTGAAGAACCACCATCTCCCACTTCTAGTACATCTTCTAGTCAAGACCAAAAGGAGGTAGCAGAAGAGGTTGGTCCTTCACAAGTACCTAAAGCAGCTCCCCCCACAGCAGCCCCCCCTGCAGCAGCCCCTCCTGCAGCAGCTGCAAATACTCAAAAAGCAACTGCTCCATCTGAAACAACCAGCCAGACCACACCAACTGAAGCTCAACCAATGCAAATTGAAGCAACACCACCTTCTTCAACTGAGGAGAACACGAATCCTCCTCCACCAGAGACAGTAATTGATGAATCCATTCGGGTCACACGTGGCAGATTGAGGAAAACCCGTTCTACAGGAAATCGTTAG
- the LOC142622505 gene encoding uncharacterized protein LOC142622505, which yields MGWKAAQKLIRHWKIVRGDNVMIIRGKDKGETGLIKRVIRSQNRVIVEGKNLVKKHIKQGQGHEGGIFTVEAPLHASNVQIVDPVTGKPCKLGTRYLEDGSKVRVSRGLGASGSIIPRPEILKIRTTPRPTVAGPKDTPMDLVLEKTYDPKTGMGMPGL from the exons atgggttggaaagcgGCTCAGAAACTCATCAGGCATTGGAAGATTGTCAGAGGAGATAAT GTTATGATTATAAGGGGCAAAGACAAAGGTGAGACGGGACTTATTAAGCGTGTAATTCGCTCGCAGAATCGGGTTATTGTTGAGGGCAAGAATTTG GTAAAGAAACATATCAAACAAGGGCAAGGTCATGAAGGTGGGATCTTTACAGTTGAAGCACCACTGCATGCGTCAAATGTTCAAATTGTTGATCCAGTGACTGG GAAGCCTTGTAAGTTAGGAACTAGGTATCTTGAAGATGGCAGTAAAGTAAGAGTATCTCGAGGTTTGGGAGCATCTGGTTCCATAATACCTCGTCCAGAGATCTTGAAGATAAGGACAACGCCGAGGCCTACAGTTG CTGGTCCCAAGGATACACCAATGGATCTTGTGTTGGAGAAGACTTACGATCCTAAAACAGGAATGGGCATGCCTGGCCTTTAG